One genomic segment of Pseudomonadota bacterium includes these proteins:
- the nadC gene encoding carboxylating nicotinate-nucleotide diphosphorylase, with protein sequence MKGAPLVRKLVALALEEDLALGDVTSELSVSRDHQSIARIIARQPLVVCGIEVISMIIEEAKFHVTVNNRCQDGTLVQSEVVLAELSGLTREILAAERTVLNFLQRLSGVATHTRDFVAEANGLVVLDTRKTLPGWRMLDKYAVTVGGGKNHRFSLGDMILVKNNHIDANSHGMRGALQRILDQKPFYMPWEVEVRNTEELLAALDFKPSIIMLDNFSDD encoded by the coding sequence ATGAAGGGTGCCCCGTTAGTTAGAAAACTTGTTGCACTAGCGCTCGAAGAGGACCTCGCGCTGGGCGACGTCACCTCGGAGCTCTCAGTTTCGCGCGATCATCAATCGATCGCGCGCATTATCGCACGACAGCCCTTGGTTGTGTGCGGCATTGAGGTCATCTCTATGATTATAGAGGAGGCTAAGTTCCATGTGACTGTAAATAATCGCTGCCAGGACGGCACACTCGTTCAATCAGAGGTTGTACTGGCGGAACTTTCCGGCTTAACCCGCGAGATCCTCGCAGCAGAGAGAACAGTCCTTAACTTTCTTCAGAGGCTTAGCGGTGTAGCTACGCACACGAGGGACTTCGTTGCCGAAGCGAATGGATTGGTTGTGCTTGATACGAGAAAGACGCTACCCGGCTGGCGGATGCTTGATAAGTATGCGGTTACGGTTGGTGGTGGAAAAAATCACCGTTTTTCACTTGGTGATATGATCCTCGTTAAGAATAATCATATCGATGCTAACTCGCACGGTATGCGTGGAGCTTTGCAGAGGATCCTCGACCAGAAGCCGTTCTATATGCCGTGGGAGGTTGAGGTTCGAAATACAGAGGAGCTACTAGCAGCACTTGATTTTAAGCCAAGTATCATCATGCTCGATAACTTTTCTGATGATG
- a CDS encoding AI-2E family transporter: MTTPRQSFLPPLWILSCATLVGVVWLAIELRELLVLLVVGYFIAYAIDPILARLERRGVARVYGFWIVLVGLLAIFALVGITALPTILDEFRRLSENLNRYLEVGHGRLGPLLERARGLLPSWLRESHSIEELLATLPSSLPLVSGDTIKSIGNALIGTLLSGYDRVLTLVNIALLPFIVYYLAIDLRRIHGFIFGLFPLTKRRKVSEIFTEIDMYVSSFVRGQAIVCSILFVLYSIGLGLVGVDLWLLLAAISGFGNIIPYLGFIIGILLSSLMALVTFGDFTHVLWVWGVYAIVQALEGTVITPRVLGESLGLSPLVIILALFAGGQLFGLLGIFLAVPTAAALRVVVRHSYMWAFNR, translated from the coding sequence ATGACGACACCTAGACAATCGTTCCTTCCGCCGTTATGGATACTTAGCTGTGCTACCCTGGTTGGGGTGGTGTGGCTCGCCATCGAGCTGCGCGAGTTATTGGTGCTTCTGGTCGTGGGGTACTTCATCGCCTACGCCATAGATCCGATACTGGCCAGGCTTGAGAGGCGCGGAGTTGCAAGGGTCTATGGCTTTTGGATCGTGCTTGTTGGGCTGCTGGCGATCTTTGCGCTGGTAGGGATTACGGCACTGCCAACCATACTCGATGAATTTCGAAGATTAAGTGAGAACCTTAATCGCTATCTTGAGGTTGGGCATGGGCGGCTCGGGCCATTACTGGAGCGGGCACGTGGGCTACTACCGAGCTGGTTGCGCGAGAGTCATAGCATCGAGGAGCTTCTTGCTACTCTACCTTCTAGTCTGCCATTAGTTAGTGGCGATACCATTAAGAGCATCGGTAACGCCCTTATCGGTACCCTGCTGAGTGGCTACGACAGGGTGTTAACCCTGGTGAACATCGCGCTATTGCCCTTTATCGTATATTATCTAGCAATTGATCTTAGGCGCATCCACGGCTTTATCTTTGGGCTCTTCCCTCTGACTAAGCGCAGAAAGGTTAGCGAGATCTTCACCGAGATCGATATGTACGTTTCGTCGTTCGTGCGCGGACAGGCTATCGTGTGCTCAATACTCTTCGTTCTCTACTCTATCGGGCTTGGCCTAGTGGGGGTTGACCTGTGGTTACTACTCGCCGCTATCTCAGGCTTCGGTAATATTATTCCTTACCTCGGTTTTATTATAGGTATCCTGTTAAGCTCCCTGATGGCGTTGGTTACCTTCGGTGATTTTACGCATGTGTTATGGGTCTGGGGGGTGTATGCAATCGTGCAGGCCTTGGAGGGGACGGTTATTACACCAAGGGTTCTTGGAGAATCACTGGGGCTCTCGCCACTTGTGATTATCCTAGCGCTTTTTGCGGGTGGACAGCTTTTTGGACTGCTCGGGATCTTTCTTGCGGTTCCAACTGCTGCGGCGCTTAGAGTAGTAGTGCGGCACTCCTATATGTGGGCCTTTAATCGCTAG
- the dnaE gene encoding DNA polymerase III subunit alpha encodes MSQFVHLHLHTQYSLLDGANKLPDVLEHAARLGQPAIAMTDHGNMHGAVEFYSEAKKIGIKPLIGCELYVTAGSRHERTMRAQGGSSTCHLTVLAANKTGYHNLCKLSSLAYKEGFYFKPRVDHELLERYSEGLIILSGCLAGELANATELDDYRAAKQVAEFYQRVFKDRYYLEIQPHQIKEQQKHNAAVIDLAKSMGIPLVATTDCHYLDKEDHFAQEVLMCISTGKNIQDPDRLRHEGIHLHLKTSEEMLEEFGAISEVPEAIKNTALIATQCDLSFDSKTYFMPLFKSEDTRPLIDLMAEIAREGLKKRVELLSTATSWTSALAQAYRDRLEEEIALIGKMGFAGYFLVVADFIVWAKDSAIPVGPGRGSVAGSLVAYAMRITEVDPISNKLFFERFLNPERVSMPDIDVDFCINGRARVLKYVVEKYGKENVAQIVTFGTLKAKAAIKDVGRALGMSYAETDRIAQLVPAPRQGFDYPLSEAIKMEPRLAEYAAGEGQQLIALARKLEGLTRHSSTHAAGVVIGDRPLDELLPMMVDKDGNNVTQYSMTYVEKIGLVKFDFLGLKTLTVLHTALEIIKGSRGVTLDLNTLPINDQRTYSLLCGGNTTGVFQLESSGITEMVIRLKPSGFDDVVAILALYRPGPLDAGMVDRYIERKHGREPIVYLHPLMKEILADTYGVILYQEQIMQLARVLSGYSLGEADLLRKAMGKKDPEEMAKQESRFVGGAVERGIDKRLADEIFQQMETFARYGFNRSHTAAYALISFQTAYLKAHYGVEFMAALMTHDMDDSDKTFKNFNECRKQGISVLPPNVNESAAGFAVLGAKILFGLEAIKGTGQKAVEAILAARQSGPFQNLEDLIARVDLRQVNKRVFENIIRSGGLDFSKTSRREMFERLEELLKIFGTQKDVDPNQISLFGSAQSRPTVSKRFVTLSEWPINQKLAYEREALGFYISGHPLEKFKGDLKRLGALTSADVKVTKLKDVKVGGVITALKLKNTKKGDRYATFAFEDWLGTVDSIVWPDTYRQIQSLIVADDPVLITGRADVTAERCALIVEKMESLIALRDRNATQGFLMLTALDDMEARLPKVQSLFQRHTGTCPIKVRLQLDEGEVSIVLRDNARFVCCPPKRYVKR; translated from the coding sequence GTGTCGCAGTTCGTTCACCTCCATCTTCATACCCAATATAGCTTGCTCGACGGGGCCAATAAACTTCCCGACGTTCTTGAGCACGCCGCGCGTTTAGGACAACCCGCCATAGCAATGACCGATCACGGTAATATGCACGGGGCTGTTGAGTTTTATTCGGAGGCTAAAAAAATAGGCATCAAGCCGCTTATTGGTTGCGAATTGTATGTTACGGCAGGCTCCCGCCACGAACGCACCATGCGTGCTCAGGGCGGATCTAGTACCTGTCACTTAACTGTTCTGGCGGCAAATAAAACTGGTTACCACAACCTCTGCAAGCTCTCTAGTTTGGCCTATAAGGAGGGGTTTTATTTTAAGCCGCGCGTTGATCACGAACTCCTTGAGCGTTACTCCGAGGGCTTAATCATACTGAGCGGTTGTCTGGCTGGAGAGCTCGCTAACGCTACAGAGCTAGACGATTACCGTGCTGCTAAACAGGTAGCTGAGTTCTATCAACGGGTCTTTAAGGATCGCTATTACCTAGAGATTCAACCTCACCAGATTAAAGAGCAACAGAAGCATAATGCGGCTGTGATCGATCTAGCAAAGAGTATGGGTATTCCGTTGGTGGCAACAACCGATTGCCACTACCTTGATAAGGAGGATCACTTCGCGCAGGAGGTGCTGATGTGCATCTCTACCGGCAAGAATATCCAGGACCCTGATCGTCTTCGTCACGAGGGCATTCATCTGCACCTTAAAACCTCAGAAGAGATGCTCGAGGAGTTCGGTGCCATTAGTGAGGTGCCGGAGGCTATTAAAAACACAGCGCTAATCGCTACTCAGTGCGACCTCTCCTTTGATTCAAAGACCTACTTTATGCCGCTCTTTAAGAGCGAGGATACCCGCCCATTAATAGATCTGATGGCAGAGATAGCGCGCGAGGGGCTTAAGAAGCGAGTTGAGCTGCTTTCAACAGCAACGAGTTGGACCTCGGCCCTGGCGCAGGCGTACCGCGACCGCCTTGAAGAAGAGATCGCTCTAATCGGAAAGATGGGCTTTGCGGGATATTTTCTGGTGGTGGCGGACTTTATCGTTTGGGCCAAGGATAGCGCCATACCGGTAGGACCCGGTCGTGGCTCCGTTGCCGGGTCATTGGTAGCGTATGCCATGCGTATTACCGAGGTGGATCCGATCTCGAATAAGTTATTCTTTGAGCGGTTCTTAAATCCAGAACGTGTCAGCATGCCTGATATAGATGTCGATTTCTGCATTAATGGACGCGCGCGCGTGCTTAAGTATGTGGTTGAAAAATACGGTAAAGAGAACGTTGCTCAGATCGTAACCTTCGGAACGCTCAAAGCGAAGGCTGCTATTAAGGACGTTGGTCGCGCATTAGGCATGAGCTATGCAGAGACCGATCGTATCGCACAACTTGTGCCAGCACCGCGCCAGGGTTTTGATTATCCTTTGAGCGAGGCCATTAAGATGGAGCCGCGTCTCGCTGAGTATGCGGCGGGAGAGGGGCAGCAACTAATAGCGCTCGCTAGGAAGCTTGAGGGTCTTACCCGCCACTCATCAACGCACGCGGCTGGTGTTGTAATCGGAGATCGCCCGCTCGATGAGCTTCTTCCGATGATGGTTGATAAGGACGGTAACAACGTTACGCAGTACTCGATGACCTACGTTGAGAAGATCGGTCTAGTAAAGTTCGACTTTCTGGGGCTTAAGACACTGACGGTGCTTCATACTGCGCTTGAAATTATAAAGGGCAGCCGCGGTGTTACACTTGACCTAAATACGTTACCAATTAACGATCAGAGGACCTACTCGTTACTGTGTGGCGGTAATACGACCGGGGTATTCCAACTTGAGTCGAGCGGCATTACGGAGATGGTTATCCGCTTAAAGCCCAGCGGCTTTGATGATGTCGTAGCTATTTTGGCGCTCTATCGACCGGGGCCACTTGATGCCGGCATGGTCGATCGTTACATCGAACGCAAGCACGGACGTGAGCCGATCGTCTATCTACACCCCCTGATGAAGGAGATCTTAGCCGATACTTACGGCGTAATCCTCTATCAGGAGCAGATTATGCAGCTTGCGCGCGTACTCTCCGGGTACTCGCTAGGAGAGGCCGATCTACTCAGAAAGGCGATGGGTAAGAAGGATCCCGAGGAGATGGCGAAACAGGAGTCCCGTTTCGTGGGTGGTGCTGTGGAGCGCGGGATTGATAAGCGCCTGGCGGATGAGATCTTCCAGCAGATGGAGACCTTTGCGCGTTACGGATTTAATAGAAGCCATACGGCGGCCTATGCTTTGATCTCATTTCAGACTGCATACCTCAAGGCGCACTACGGTGTGGAGTTCATGGCAGCGCTGATGACGCACGACATGGATGATAGCGACAAAACTTTCAAGAACTTTAACGAGTGTCGAAAGCAGGGCATCTCGGTGCTCCCCCCTAACGTTAATGAAAGCGCGGCTGGATTCGCAGTGCTGGGGGCCAAGATCCTGTTCGGCCTGGAGGCTATTAAGGGAACTGGGCAGAAGGCCGTAGAGGCGATTCTTGCAGCACGTCAGAGTGGACCCTTTCAGAATCTTGAAGATCTGATCGCGCGTGTCGATCTGCGCCAGGTGAATAAACGGGTCTTTGAGAATATAATTCGTAGCGGTGGTTTAGATTTCAGTAAGACATCGCGGCGTGAGATGTTTGAGCGACTTGAGGAGTTGCTTAAGATCTTCGGCACTCAGAAAGACGTCGATCCGAATCAGATTTCACTCTTTGGCTCAGCCCAATCCCGTCCAACGGTGTCGAAGAGGTTCGTTACTCTGTCAGAGTGGCCGATTAATCAAAAGCTGGCCTATGAGCGCGAGGCGCTCGGGTTTTATATCTCTGGTCATCCACTGGAGAAGTTTAAGGGAGATCTTAAGCGGCTTGGTGCTTTAACGAGTGCGGATGTAAAGGTTACGAAGCTCAAAGATGTAAAGGTGGGCGGGGTAATTACCGCACTCAAGCTCAAGAATACCAAGAAGGGGGACCGCTACGCGACCTTTGCGTTTGAAGACTGGCTCGGCACGGTTGATTCGATCGTTTGGCCCGACACCTATCGGCAGATTCAGAGCCTTATTGTGGCCGATGATCCGGTGCTAATAACTGGACGGGCCGATGTTACAGCGGAGCGTTGTGCTCTAATAGTAGAGAAGATGGAGTCGCTGATAGCGCTACGTGATCGCAACGCAACCCAGGGATTCCTGATGCTTACGGCACTAGATGACATGGAGGCCAGGCTACCCAAGGTGCAATCTCTCTTTCAGCGCCACACCGGCACCTGTCCCATCAAGGTCCGCTTACAGCTAGATGAGGGCGAGGTTTCTATAGTTTTACGGGATAACGCTAGGTTTGTGTGCTGCCCTCCGAAGCGCTATGTGAAGAGGTAG
- a CDS encoding 2-oxoglutarate dehydrogenase E1 component, translated as MDGNRLLSFGSNAGYLTELYQLYLSDPTLLEPEWVEFFNALDLSNDHAHTNGHNTTVAPESSAKYISTSNNNALADRVVDGFRRYGHLAARVSPLVHGGMTPISAPELHPSFYGEAQSAESVPLSSYLFGAKRCDSLAELIRTLSDIYCGSIGFEFSHITSTEEREWLRKRIEQRLSQPSVVSKTVKMKIFLDLMRGELFESELHRKYVGAKRFSCEGNETILPALSTVIRDAALAGLQGIIFGMAHRGRLNILTNIINKPLEEIFEEFEDLTIAAVVGAGDVKYHLGYESVCQQDGKAIKLMMVPNPSHLEFVNPVVEGIARALQDKQYDRDRRSVLPLVLHGDAALAGQGVAFETINFSGLEGYSTGGTLHIVTNNQIGFTTTADESRSTRYCTDLAKGIDAPIFHVNCEDPEGACWTVSLALEYRNTFGKDVFVDLIGHRKHGHNEGDDPSFTQPLTYAELKGKQPIWQQYGEQLLAEGVVNQGWLDTAVSDYKGFFASAHERISTATKVELSTMRGQLTPLPDSTGVKVATLKRVARALVEFPEGFVPHAKLAKIIEKRVESVESGKGIEWGVAEALAFGSLLLEGRSVRFSGQDSGRGTFSQRHLLLDNFQTGDNWSPLQALAEREGSTARFELYNSPLSEAAVIGFEFGYAATDLHGLTIWEAQFGDFANGAQVILDQFLSSSEAKWGQLSGLTLMLPHGYEGQGPEHSSARLERYLQMCAECNMRVCYPSTAAQHFHLLRRQALTDIKRPLIIMTPKSLLRLPSAMSALSEMSNGSFRPVIEDNLNDSATCRNVVLLSGKVYHDVQAALKEHEKLSARIVRVEELYPFPQAQISEIISEIIKESGAQRVIWLQEEPQNMGAWTHVAPYLRAASQVEPLYIGRPASAATSTGSSKHHVIEQRKILSELISYLTEGPPNTVK; from the coding sequence ATGGACGGCAACAGGTTATTATCATTTGGATCAAATGCTGGATATTTAACGGAGCTCTACCAGCTCTATCTCTCAGATCCAACGCTGCTAGAGCCTGAGTGGGTTGAGTTCTTTAATGCGCTCGATCTTTCAAATGATCACGCGCACACGAATGGACATAATACAACCGTAGCACCTGAGAGCAGCGCCAAGTATATCTCTACTAGCAATAACAACGCACTCGCCGATAGAGTCGTTGATGGATTTAGAAGGTACGGACATCTGGCTGCGCGAGTGAGCCCACTTGTGCACGGCGGTATGACGCCGATCTCTGCACCTGAATTACACCCTTCGTTCTACGGAGAGGCGCAATCGGCCGAGTCTGTTCCACTCTCTTCTTATCTATTTGGTGCTAAGCGTTGCGATTCACTTGCGGAGTTAATTCGCACGCTCTCTGATATTTACTGCGGCTCAATCGGGTTTGAATTTTCTCATATTACAAGTACCGAGGAACGTGAGTGGTTACGCAAGCGCATTGAGCAGCGGCTATCGCAGCCCTCCGTGGTAAGTAAAACAGTTAAGATGAAGATCTTTCTCGACCTAATGCGGGGCGAGCTCTTTGAATCCGAGCTGCACCGGAAGTACGTAGGCGCAAAGCGTTTTTCGTGTGAGGGTAATGAAACCATCCTGCCAGCGCTCTCGACCGTTATTCGTGATGCGGCTCTGGCCGGGCTGCAGGGTATTATTTTCGGCATGGCGCATCGTGGACGTCTTAACATCCTAACGAATATTATAAATAAACCACTTGAGGAGATCTTTGAAGAGTTTGAAGATCTGACTATAGCGGCTGTTGTGGGAGCCGGTGATGTAAAGTACCACCTTGGTTACGAGTCGGTGTGTCAACAAGATGGAAAAGCTATTAAGTTAATGATGGTACCGAATCCATCGCATCTTGAATTCGTAAATCCTGTTGTTGAGGGTATCGCACGCGCCCTTCAGGATAAACAATACGATCGCGACCGGCGTAGCGTATTACCCCTTGTTCTGCACGGTGACGCAGCCTTGGCTGGACAGGGCGTTGCATTTGAGACCATTAACTTCTCTGGCCTTGAGGGCTACTCGACCGGTGGAACGCTGCACATCGTTACGAATAACCAGATAGGCTTTACCACAACAGCGGACGAGTCGCGCTCGACCAGGTACTGCACCGATCTAGCCAAGGGCATCGACGCTCCTATATTCCACGTTAACTGCGAAGATCCTGAGGGGGCGTGTTGGACAGTCTCTCTTGCGCTGGAGTATCGCAACACCTTCGGCAAGGATGTTTTCGTTGACCTGATCGGACACCGCAAGCACGGCCATAATGAAGGAGATGATCCAAGCTTTACGCAGCCCCTTACCTATGCAGAGCTGAAGGGCAAGCAGCCAATTTGGCAACAATACGGAGAGCAACTGCTAGCCGAGGGTGTTGTTAATCAGGGCTGGCTCGATACAGCAGTTAGCGATTATAAGGGCTTCTTTGCTAGCGCGCATGAACGCATCTCTACAGCTACCAAGGTGGAACTCAGCACGATGCGCGGTCAGCTTACACCGCTACCGGATTCGACAGGTGTTAAAGTTGCAACCCTTAAGAGGGTTGCGCGCGCATTGGTAGAGTTTCCTGAAGGTTTCGTGCCGCACGCAAAGTTAGCTAAAATTATCGAGAAACGGGTCGAGAGCGTCGAATCAGGAAAGGGTATTGAGTGGGGCGTTGCAGAGGCGCTAGCTTTTGGTTCGCTCTTACTGGAGGGCCGCTCAGTTCGTTTCAGTGGTCAGGATTCCGGTCGTGGTACATTTAGCCAGCGTCATCTTCTGCTGGATAATTTCCAAACTGGTGATAACTGGAGCCCATTGCAGGCGTTGGCCGAGCGCGAAGGGTCCACGGCCCGTTTTGAGCTCTATAATAGCCCGCTTTCAGAGGCGGCTGTGATCGGATTTGAATTCGGATATGCAGCAACCGATCTTCATGGTCTGACGATTTGGGAGGCTCAGTTTGGAGATTTCGCAAACGGCGCGCAGGTTATCCTAGATCAGTTCCTATCGAGCTCCGAGGCCAAGTGGGGCCAGCTATCGGGTCTTACATTAATGCTGCCGCATGGCTACGAAGGGCAGGGTCCTGAGCACTCGAGCGCGCGCCTAGAGCGCTACTTGCAGATGTGCGCTGAGTGCAACATGCGGGTCTGCTACCCATCAACTGCAGCACAGCACTTCCATCTTCTGCGACGGCAGGCCCTGACGGATATTAAGCGGCCGCTGATAATTATGACGCCCAAGAGCTTACTGCGGCTGCCGAGCGCTATGAGCGCCCTCTCTGAGATGAGTAATGGCAGCTTTCGGCCAGTTATTGAGGATAACTTGAATGATAGCGCAACGTGCCGCAACGTAGTGCTCTTGAGCGGCAAGGTTTATCACGATGTACAGGCAGCGTTAAAGGAGCACGAAAAGCTTTCAGCTCGCATTGTGCGGGTTGAGGAGCTCTATCCCTTCCCGCAGGCCCAGATCTCGGAGATAATCTCTGAGATTATTAAGGAGAGTGGAGCGCAGCGTGTGATCTGGCTACAGGAAGAGCCGCAAAATATGGGTGCTTGGACCCACGTTGCTCCGTACCTAAGGGCTGCCAGCCAGGTTGAGCCGCTCTATATTGGGCGACCAGCCTCGGCAGCAACCTCGACCGGCTCCTCAAAGCACCACGTTATCGAGCAGAGAAAGATTCTGAGCGAGCTAATCTCATACCTGACGGAAGGGCCCCCCAATACCGTTAAATAA
- the guaA gene encoding glutamine-hydrolyzing GMP synthase, giving the protein MILILDFGSQYTQLIARRVRELSVYSEVKPCTTDPSSVDLRQVKGIILSGGPASVTDTDAPDFNLAWLSTGLPTLGICYGMQLMAHHFGGTLGRGAAREYGPSSIKIERSEGLFGAWSRGETLSVWMSHGDHVESLPEGFVTLASSGGAPIAAMQHSSKPFVALQFHPEVVHTPQGKQILQGFVHGMAGCLPDWTPENFIEQSVKRVSEQVGPTAQVLCALSGGVDSTVAAVLVSRALGKRLHCLFVETGLMRKGEAVSVMQRLKGLDLNVEMIDASERFLSELTGVTDPEQKRKIIGRVFIEVFEERAKTIKNVTHLVQGTLYPDVIESLSVRGPSATIKTHHNVGGLPERLNFKLIEPFRELFKDEVRALGRELEMPQEILQRQPFPGPGLAVRVLGEVTRERVKVLQEADHIFLEEIRAEGLYPGLWQTFAVLLPVRSVGVMGDGRTYDETIALRAVYSEDGMTADWAALPEALLRRVSNRIVNEVKGVNRVVLDISSKPPATIEWE; this is encoded by the coding sequence GTGATCCTGATCCTAGATTTCGGTTCTCAGTACACACAACTAATAGCCAGGCGTGTACGTGAGTTGAGCGTATATAGCGAGGTTAAGCCTTGCACTACCGACCCCAGCTCGGTCGATTTGCGACAGGTCAAGGGTATTATCCTCTCTGGCGGACCGGCTAGTGTTACTGACACCGACGCGCCTGATTTTAATCTGGCATGGCTCTCCACTGGACTCCCAACCCTTGGTATCTGCTACGGCATGCAGCTTATGGCGCATCACTTTGGGGGTACGCTTGGGCGGGGTGCGGCGCGTGAGTACGGGCCATCTTCGATTAAGATCGAGCGCTCAGAGGGGCTTTTTGGAGCCTGGAGTAGGGGCGAGACCCTCTCGGTTTGGATGAGTCACGGCGATCACGTTGAGAGTCTTCCTGAAGGGTTCGTGACGTTGGCGTCGAGCGGGGGGGCTCCGATCGCTGCGATGCAGCATTCATCAAAGCCATTTGTAGCGTTGCAGTTTCATCCAGAGGTTGTGCACACCCCACAGGGCAAGCAGATCTTGCAAGGCTTCGTGCACGGCATGGCGGGCTGCTTGCCGGATTGGACCCCTGAAAATTTTATTGAGCAATCGGTTAAGAGGGTCTCGGAACAGGTCGGACCAACTGCGCAGGTTCTTTGCGCACTGAGCGGCGGGGTGGATTCAACCGTAGCGGCGGTACTTGTATCGCGAGCGCTAGGAAAAAGGCTGCACTGTTTATTCGTTGAGACCGGCTTGATGCGTAAGGGCGAGGCGGTATCGGTTATGCAGCGGCTCAAGGGGCTCGATCTTAACGTCGAGATGATTGACGCTAGCGAGAGGTTTCTAAGCGAGCTGACCGGCGTGACGGATCCTGAGCAGAAGCGTAAGATTATCGGACGGGTCTTTATCGAGGTCTTTGAGGAGCGCGCTAAAACCATCAAAAACGTGACTCATCTAGTGCAGGGCACCCTCTATCCAGATGTAATCGAGAGCCTCTCCGTGCGCGGGCCCTCCGCCACGATTAAAACCCACCATAACGTAGGGGGGCTTCCAGAGCGGCTTAATTTTAAGTTGATTGAACCCTTCCGTGAGCTATTTAAGGATGAGGTGCGTGCGCTTGGGCGTGAGCTTGAGATGCCACAAGAGATCCTGCAGCGCCAACCCTTTCCAGGGCCGGGGCTGGCCGTGCGGGTACTTGGTGAGGTTACCCGTGAGCGCGTAAAAGTACTGCAGGAGGCGGACCATATATTTCTAGAAGAGATCCGGGCTGAGGGGCTTTATCCAGGGTTGTGGCAAACTTTTGCGGTGCTTCTGCCAGTCAGGAGCGTTGGAGTAATGGGGGATGGGCGTACCTACGACGAGACGATAGCGCTTAGGGCGGTCTACTCAGAGGACGGCATGACAGCTGATTGGGCTGCGCTACCAGAGGCGCTTCTACGTCGAGTTAGCAATCGCATCGTAAACGAGGTTAAGGGGGTAAATCGGGTTGTACTCGATATATCCAGCAAGCCTCCGGCAACGATCGAGTGGGAATAG
- the der gene encoding ribosome biogenesis GTPase Der — MRRDSTLPTICIVGRTNVGKSTLFNALAGRRKAVVKDQPGVTRDRYYEVVTRFDFPFTLIDTGALIGEENIALHESVQAQTEIAMKQSDLVIVVFDGLHGLHPLDSEVLKLVRLIGKPAIYVANKCEKPSAAMTATELYGLGVDEIIPLSAAHRRGIRELLSKMKELIGPINVVSELPEEQEFGDNDEIDLALFEENGPLKEEPLDSSTINIAIIGKPNVGKSTFVNKLLGEERMICSPIAGTTRDSIKSDLSRDGRDFEIVDTAGLRKKAGVHENSVERFSNIRTLRSLAQSDVAVFLLDASEGTPTEQDARIVGLAHDKGKSLVIVVNKWDLIEKDGRIAEAYRAVVREVFKFAAYAPVVFVSALTGQRCLAVLDTVIEVCEAARVRLSTSEANKVFSNAFAVKPPPVYRGNPVKLLYVTQVATKPPTFAVFVNYPERLRFNYERYLKNSVRKIYPFIGNDIRILFRRRSRLTNERRRGLKSRINY, encoded by the coding sequence ATGAGGAGAGATAGTACACTTCCGACCATCTGTATCGTTGGAAGAACCAACGTAGGGAAATCCACCTTATTTAACGCGCTTGCGGGTAGGCGTAAGGCGGTAGTAAAGGATCAGCCTGGGGTGACCAGGGATCGTTACTACGAGGTGGTGACCCGCTTTGATTTTCCATTCACACTGATTGATACCGGAGCCCTGATAGGAGAGGAGAACATCGCGTTGCACGAATCGGTGCAAGCGCAGACCGAGATCGCCATGAAGCAGAGCGATCTCGTTATCGTTGTTTTTGATGGATTGCATGGCCTGCACCCACTTGATAGCGAGGTACTCAAACTAGTTCGTCTGATCGGAAAACCCGCTATCTACGTTGCTAACAAGTGCGAGAAGCCATCGGCAGCCATGACGGCAACTGAGCTGTATGGACTCGGAGTGGATGAGATTATTCCGCTAAGCGCTGCACACAGACGGGGTATCCGCGAGCTGCTTAGTAAGATGAAGGAGCTAATCGGACCGATCAATGTTGTATCCGAGCTGCCTGAGGAGCAGGAGTTTGGCGATAACGATGAGATCGATCTAGCGCTGTTTGAGGAGAACGGCCCTCTTAAGGAGGAGCCTCTAGATAGCTCGACTATTAATATCGCTATTATCGGAAAACCCAACGTGGGCAAGAGCACCTTCGTTAATAAGCTGCTCGGCGAGGAGCGTATGATCTGCTCGCCGATAGCGGGAACAACTCGCGACAGTATTAAGAGCGATTTAAGCAGGGATGGGCGTGATTTTGAGATCGTTGATACAGCAGGACTTCGTAAGAAGGCCGGTGTGCACGAGAATTCAGTCGAGCGCTTTAGCAACATTCGCACCCTGCGCTCGCTAGCGCAGAGTGATGTGGCGGTATTTTTGTTGGATGCCTCTGAAGGCACGCCAACCGAGCAGGATGCCAGGATTGTTGGGCTAGCGCACGATAAGGGAAAGAGTCTCGTTATCGTTGTTAATAAGTGGGATCTAATTGAAAAGGATGGCCGTATTGCGGAGGCCTATCGTGCGGTTGTGCGCGAGGTCTTTAAATTCGCAGCCTATGCACCGGTGGTATTCGTATCGGCGTTAACTGGGCAGCGCTGCTTGGCTGTGCTTGATACCGTTATCGAGGTGTGCGAGGCGGCGCGTGTTCGTCTCTCGACATCTGAGGCTAATAAGGTCTTTAGCAATGCGTTTGCTGTAAAACCACCTCCGGTGTACCGCGGTAATCCGGTAAAATTACTTTACGTTACTCAGGTAGCTACAAAACCACCAACGTTTGCCGTGTTTGTAAACTACCCTGAACGGCTTAGATTTAATTATGAGCGTTATCTTAAGAACAGTGTGCGCAAGATCTATCCCTTTATTGGAAATGATATCCGGATTCTCTTTAGGCGCAGAAGTCGCTTGACCAACGAGAGGCGACGGGGTCTCAAGTCTCGTATCAACTACTAG